In one Paracoccus everestensis genomic region, the following are encoded:
- a CDS encoding proline racemase family protein: MRSRFSISVIGCHAEGEIGDVIIGGVLPPAGATMMERMIAMERDHDHIRRLLICEPRGSVARHVNLIVPPITPGCAAGAIVMEPTEYVPMSGSNTICVATVLLETGMVPMVEPVTRFKLDMPGGVIEVTADCENGKCRSVTFRNAPAFAAVLDGALEVEGHGTIPLDIAYGGMFFGIVDAKALGFQIRPDEARDLATLGEKIRHAARQQFDVVHPDFPNVRGVSIVQFAMPFQGPGNVTRNTCIVAPGRSDRSPTGTGTSARMAVLQARGSMGQGDVLIHESIIGSRFTGQILEVRESGGRTTIIPQITGRAWITGQHSYYLDPDDPWQAGYMLSDTWGVTPTLKQ, translated from the coding sequence ATGCGCTCTCGTTTTTCGATTTCCGTGATCGGCTGCCATGCCGAGGGCGAGATCGGCGATGTCATCATCGGCGGCGTTCTGCCCCCTGCAGGCGCCACCATGATGGAGCGCATGATTGCGATGGAGCGTGACCACGACCACATCCGCCGCCTGCTGATCTGCGAGCCGCGCGGATCGGTCGCGCGCCATGTCAACCTGATCGTCCCGCCGATCACCCCCGGCTGCGCTGCGGGCGCCATCGTGATGGAGCCTACGGAATACGTCCCCATGTCCGGGTCGAACACGATCTGCGTGGCGACCGTGCTGCTGGAAACCGGCATGGTGCCGATGGTCGAGCCTGTCACCCGCTTCAAGCTGGATATGCCCGGCGGCGTGATCGAGGTGACGGCGGATTGCGAAAACGGCAAGTGCCGATCCGTCACCTTCCGCAACGCCCCCGCCTTTGCCGCCGTTCTGGACGGCGCGCTGGAAGTCGAGGGCCATGGCACCATCCCGCTGGACATCGCCTATGGCGGGATGTTCTTCGGGATCGTGGATGCGAAAGCCCTCGGTTTCCAGATCCGCCCCGACGAGGCCCGCGACCTGGCCACCCTGGGCGAGAAGATCCGCCACGCCGCGCGACAGCAGTTCGATGTGGTCCATCCCGATTTCCCGAACGTGCGCGGCGTATCCATCGTGCAATTCGCGATGCCCTTCCAGGGTCCGGGGAACGTCACGCGCAACACCTGCATCGTGGCGCCCGGCCGGTCGGACCGTTCGCCCACCGGGACGGGCACCTCGGCCCGCATGGCGGTGCTGCAGGCGCGGGGGTCGATGGGTCAGGGCGACGTGCTGATCCATGAATCCATCATCGGGTCGCGTTTCACCGGCCAGATCCTCGAGGTGCGGGAAAGCGGCGGACGGACCACGATCATCCCGCAGATCACCGGGCGGGCCTGGATCACGGGGCAGCACAGCTATTACCTGGATCCCGACGACCCGTGGCAGGCGGGCTATATGCTGTCCGACACATGGGGCGTCACGCCGACGCTGAAGCAATGA